The proteins below are encoded in one region of Mycobacterium shinjukuense:
- a CDS encoding nitroreductase family deazaflavin-dependent oxidoreductase: MAFRRESPLRGRRLRLDEALMERFAMSRAGNLFGLHVMPRIDKVLIPRTKGRVSSMGFDKVGLLTSTGAKSGRPRTHPLTLIADSDGLLAIGSNYGRATHPAWSANLLAHPDCTVEFKGPPRRYRAELLTGDARAAAWATAVDFYNGYENYRANCSPREIRVFRLRPVDG, from the coding sequence ATGGCGTTTCGGCGGGAAAGTCCGCTTCGCGGTCGGCGGTTACGGCTCGATGAGGCGCTGATGGAGCGCTTCGCCATGAGTCGGGCCGGCAACCTATTCGGTCTGCACGTGATGCCACGCATCGACAAGGTGCTGATCCCTCGGACCAAGGGCCGGGTGAGCTCGATGGGGTTCGACAAGGTCGGGCTGCTGACGTCGACCGGGGCCAAATCCGGCCGGCCGCGCACGCATCCGCTGACGTTGATCGCGGACTCCGACGGGCTGCTGGCCATCGGATCCAACTACGGCCGGGCCACGCATCCGGCCTGGAGCGCCAACCTGCTGGCACACCCCGACTGCACGGTCGAGTTCAAGGGCCCGCCCCGACGGTACCGGGCCGAGCTTTTGACCGGAGATGCCCGCGCGGCGGCGTGGGCCACCGCCGTCGACTTCTACAACGGTTACGAGAACTACCGGGCCAATTGCTCGCCCCGCGAGATCCGGGTGTTTCGGCTTCGGCCGGTTGACGGCTGA
- a CDS encoding Fic family protein: MTSLRPITYEDARWEPQGMRYASPVLPKYGTYHPAVPVDIAELVLDLPPSVLAEAESASHEITRFDVELGGEITPFAAVLLRSESAASSQIENLTASARAIAEAELPGGRAKRNAEMIVANTAAMQAAVALSDTVDADAILAMHRALMANEPRHTPGEFRTEPVWIGGGSTPIGATFVGPRHELVPGAIDDLIAFAQRADVPALPQIAVAHAQFETIHPFTDGNGRAGRTLVQAMLRNKGLTRQVTVPVSAGLLTDTGAYFAALTAYRDGDAAPIVERFSQASVLAIANGRQLVADIRGIRENWNDVITARSDSAVWKVADLLTRRPVVNAALLAQELGIESTNAHRYLNPLTEAGILVETTSGPRNRVWRSPEVLAALDAFAERAGRRG; encoded by the coding sequence ATGACTTCACTTCGCCCCATCACCTACGAGGATGCACGTTGGGAACCACAGGGGATGCGGTACGCGAGCCCCGTGCTGCCGAAGTACGGCACCTACCACCCCGCCGTGCCGGTCGACATTGCCGAGCTGGTCTTGGACCTGCCGCCGTCCGTGCTCGCAGAAGCCGAATCCGCCAGCCACGAGATCACGCGCTTCGACGTCGAACTCGGAGGCGAAATCACACCGTTTGCCGCTGTGTTGCTACGGTCAGAGTCCGCCGCCAGCTCGCAGATCGAGAACCTGACCGCATCAGCCCGCGCTATCGCCGAGGCCGAGCTGCCTGGTGGCAGGGCCAAGCGCAACGCTGAGATGATCGTCGCCAACACTGCTGCGATGCAAGCAGCGGTCGCCCTGTCCGACACTGTTGACGCCGACGCCATCCTGGCGATGCACCGCGCGTTGATGGCCAACGAGCCACGCCATACGCCAGGCGAATTCCGTACCGAGCCAGTGTGGATCGGCGGTGGCTCCACCCCCATCGGCGCGACATTCGTCGGGCCGCGCCACGAGCTGGTCCCCGGCGCGATTGACGACTTGATCGCCTTCGCGCAGCGCGCCGACGTTCCCGCACTGCCGCAGATCGCGGTGGCCCATGCACAGTTCGAGACCATTCACCCTTTCACCGACGGGAATGGACGCGCGGGCCGCACACTGGTGCAAGCCATGCTGCGCAACAAAGGCTTGACCCGCCAGGTGACGGTGCCGGTCTCGGCCGGGCTGCTGACCGACACGGGCGCATACTTCGCCGCGCTGACTGCTTACCGCGACGGTGACGCCGCGCCGATTGTCGAGCGCTTCTCACAGGCCAGCGTCCTGGCTATCGCGAACGGGCGTCAGCTGGTCGCCGATATTCGTGGTATCCGGGAGAATTGGAACGACGTGATCACCGCGCGGTCCGACTCGGCGGTGTGGAAGGTCGCTGATCTGTTGACCCGACGTCCGGTCGTCAACGCTGCGCTACTCGCGCAGGAGCTGGGCATCGAGTCCACCAACGCTCACCGCTACCTCAACCCGCTCACCGAGGCGGGAATCCTCGTCGAGACGACCAGCGGGCCCCGCAACCGCGTGTGGCGTTCTCCTGAAGTGCTCGCCGCGCTCGACGCGTTCGCCGAACGGGCCGGACGGCGGGGCTGA
- a CDS encoding MerR family transcriptional regulator, protein MAEQAWWTLDELVRRVAAALADPAYPGAPNGRVRELPDRRAVRWYTTTGLVDRPAMQGRTARYGTRHLLQVVAVKRRQAEGRSLAEIQAELAGATDDTLRRVAAIPDDQITPESVPSQGPPPATRPGRRSRFWADPPAAVEPSANANGGGADTVTALSAVALPGGALLLLPANRAGPPDDHDADAIRAAARPLLDLLADRGLLSGLLSLDEDERSPS, encoded by the coding sequence ATGGCCGAGCAGGCGTGGTGGACGCTGGACGAGCTGGTGCGACGGGTCGCCGCCGCGCTGGCCGATCCCGCCTACCCGGGAGCACCCAACGGCCGAGTCCGGGAGCTGCCCGATCGGCGAGCGGTGCGCTGGTACACGACGACCGGACTCGTCGACCGGCCAGCCATGCAGGGGCGCACAGCGCGCTACGGCACCCGGCACCTGCTGCAGGTGGTCGCCGTCAAACGCCGCCAGGCCGAGGGCCGCTCGCTCGCCGAGATCCAGGCCGAGCTGGCTGGGGCGACCGACGACACGCTGCGTCGGGTCGCCGCGATTCCCGACGACCAGATCACACCGGAGTCGGTCCCATCTCAGGGCCCGCCGCCGGCGACACGCCCGGGCCGCCGGAGCCGCTTCTGGGCCGATCCGCCCGCTGCCGTCGAACCGTCGGCTAACGCTAACGGCGGCGGCGCTGACACCGTTACCGCGCTCTCCGCCGTGGCCCTGCCGGGCGGGGCACTGCTGCTGTTGCCGGCCAATCGCGCCGGCCCACCCGACGACCACGACGCCGACGCGATCCGAGCGGCCGCTCGGCCACTGCTGGACCTGCTGGCCGACCGTGGCTTGCTGTCGGGCCTGCTATCCCTCGATGAAGATGAACGGAGCCCATCATGA
- a CDS encoding DUF4349 domain-containing protein, whose protein sequence is MTVRSTPMTDAETMGAVRTERGNLPLERIDVRADITGLTSLVELTQDFVNAFDVPLEASYVFPLPDRAAVTRMRMIADGRVVEAGLREREAARQAYDAAITSGRRATIAEEERPEVFTIRVGNILPGQRVSVALTLVNPLAYEDGEATFRFPLVVAPRYIPGDPVTGIAVGDGHADDTDAVPDASRITPPVLLPGYPHPVPVTIDVGVDPPGVLSEVRSNLPVVSTGDGRIRVAPGQRANRDFLLRLRYGADDVTTSLVLVPDADGDEGTYQLTVLPPTSTAPPRPRDLVLVLDRSASMAGWTMMAARRAAARIVDTLTDADRFAVLTFADRVDRPAGLPDGLVEASERHRYRAVEHLARVDARGDTELLAPLRQALALVRGAQGRDAVVVLITDGRVGNEDQLLRELSGDRVRVHAIGIDQAVNAGFLRRLASVGGGRCELVDSEDRLDEAMQAIMRRIGTPLAYSLAAHGEGLEIIDDTASPARLPDLFPGVPLVMTGRYRGSTAGSLALTGTTPEGGNWSATVAGQRRNAPAVTARWARAHLRDLEDRYAWAATADLAKRIIDTSIRFGVLCRFTAYVAAHGPVVAEGALLHRVLQPVEAPAPASKRPKARTVKLRHAVAMAVVSVVLVGLGWAWSLSRDGSSATTRNEVVAGEHQDKSDVARAPATKAGVAGSTVTVPEAPAPPQVPPGGTYKRDIVTTGSLRVVVAAPTQAADRLVSAVTDAGGRADSRSERSGSSSPAVDLVLRIPADRLDGVLADAKKLGAVESMSIGHTDVTAQRVDLDARIKALQTSVDRLLELMRRAGTTADLLAAESTLTQRQAELDSLRAQRAALGDEIAYATINVRLSAEPTVPQRGFLGALERGWRSLLATADGVLLTVGFLLPWIPLLAVLVGVVVWVVRRMSFLRARARR, encoded by the coding sequence ATGACCGTCCGCAGCACGCCGATGACCGACGCCGAGACGATGGGCGCTGTGCGCACCGAGCGGGGCAACCTGCCGCTCGAGCGCATCGACGTGCGGGCGGACATCACCGGGCTCACCAGCCTGGTCGAGCTGACGCAGGACTTCGTCAACGCCTTTGACGTCCCCCTGGAAGCCAGCTACGTGTTTCCCTTGCCCGATCGGGCCGCGGTCACCCGGATGCGGATGATCGCCGACGGGCGGGTGGTGGAGGCCGGGCTGCGCGAGCGGGAGGCGGCCCGCCAAGCCTACGACGCCGCCATCACGTCGGGCCGGCGAGCCACCATCGCCGAGGAGGAGCGGCCGGAGGTTTTCACCATCCGGGTTGGCAACATCTTGCCTGGTCAACGGGTCAGCGTCGCGCTCACGCTGGTCAACCCCCTGGCCTACGAGGATGGCGAGGCAACGTTTCGCTTCCCGCTTGTGGTTGCGCCGCGGTACATCCCGGGCGACCCTGTTACCGGTATCGCGGTCGGCGACGGCCACGCCGACGACACGGACGCGGTCCCCGACGCGTCGCGCATCACCCCGCCCGTGCTGTTGCCCGGTTACCCGCATCCGGTTCCGGTGACCATCGACGTCGGCGTCGACCCCCCCGGTGTGCTGTCGGAGGTGCGGTCGAACCTGCCCGTGGTGTCCACCGGTGACGGCCGAATCCGGGTCGCACCCGGACAGCGGGCCAATCGGGATTTCCTCCTGCGGCTGCGCTACGGCGCCGACGACGTCACCACCTCGCTGGTGCTGGTTCCCGATGCGGACGGCGACGAGGGAACCTATCAACTCACCGTGCTGCCGCCGACGTCAACGGCGCCGCCGCGCCCTCGAGACCTGGTGCTGGTGCTGGACCGCTCCGCCAGCATGGCCGGCTGGACGATGATGGCCGCCCGCCGCGCCGCGGCCCGCATCGTGGACACGCTCACCGACGCGGACCGGTTCGCGGTGCTGACCTTCGCCGACCGGGTTGATCGCCCCGCCGGTTTGCCCGATGGGTTGGTCGAGGCCAGTGAGCGGCACCGCTATCGGGCGGTCGAGCACCTGGCCCGGGTGGATGCGCGGGGCGACACCGAGCTGCTGGCGCCGTTGCGGCAGGCTCTCGCCCTGGTGCGGGGGGCGCAGGGCCGCGACGCCGTCGTTGTCCTCATCACCGACGGGCGGGTGGGCAACGAGGACCAGTTGCTGCGTGAGCTGTCCGGTGACCGGGTGCGGGTGCACGCGATTGGCATCGACCAGGCCGTCAACGCCGGATTCCTACGACGCCTGGCCAGCGTAGGCGGGGGGCGTTGCGAGCTGGTGGACAGCGAGGACCGCCTCGACGAGGCGATGCAGGCCATCATGCGTCGCATCGGCACGCCGCTCGCCTATTCGCTGGCGGCGCACGGCGAGGGACTGGAGATCATCGACGACACCGCGAGCCCGGCTCGGCTGCCCGACCTGTTCCCGGGGGTGCCGCTGGTGATGACGGGACGTTATCGGGGAAGCACGGCCGGCTCGCTCGCCCTTACCGGCACCACCCCCGAGGGTGGGAACTGGTCGGCCACCGTCGCCGGACAGCGACGCAACGCCCCGGCGGTGACCGCGCGGTGGGCGCGGGCCCACCTGCGCGACCTCGAGGACCGCTACGCCTGGGCTGCAACGGCGGACTTGGCGAAGCGGATCATCGACACGTCGATACGGTTTGGCGTGCTGTGCAGGTTCACGGCATACGTCGCCGCTCACGGCCCAGTAGTTGCCGAGGGTGCGCTGCTGCACCGCGTGCTGCAACCCGTCGAGGCGCCGGCTCCGGCCAGCAAACGGCCGAAGGCACGAACGGTCAAACTGCGCCATGCGGTGGCGATGGCGGTGGTTAGCGTAGTGCTGGTCGGCCTCGGCTGGGCCTGGTCGCTCAGTCGGGACGGCTCCTCCGCAACAACGCGCAATGAAGTAGTGGCCGGCGAGCATCAAGACAAATCCGATGTCGCCCGCGCTCCGGCGACGAAGGCCGGCGTTGCTGGGAGTACGGTCACCGTGCCCGAGGCTCCCGCGCCACCACAGGTCCCTCCAGGCGGCACCTACAAACGCGACATCGTCACCACCGGATCGCTGCGGGTGGTCGTCGCCGCGCCCACCCAGGCGGCCGACCGGCTGGTCTCCGCGGTCACCGACGCCGGCGGGCGAGCGGACTCGCGATCGGAGCGCTCCGGGTCGTCGTCGCCGGCGGTTGACCTCGTGTTGCGCATTCCGGCGGACAGGCTCGACGGGGTCTTGGCCGACGCCAAGAAACTCGGGGCCGTTGAGTCGATGTCGATCGGCCACACCGACGTCACCGCCCAGCGCGTCGACCTCGATGCCCGCATCAAGGCGCTGCAGACGTCGGTCGATCGACTGCTGGAACTGATGCGTCGCGCGGGCACCACCGCCGACCTGCTCGCCGCGGAGTCGACGCTGACCCAACGGCAGGCCGAACTGGACTCGCTGAGGGCACAGCGGGCCGCGCTCGGCGACGAGATTGCCTACGCGACGATCAACGTCCGCCTGTCGGCCGAACCGACGGTGCCGCAGCGAGGTTTCCTTGGGGCGCTCGAACGCGGGTGGCGGTCGCTGCTCGCCACCGCCGACGGCGTCCTGCTGACGGTTGGATTCCTGCTGCCATGGATACCGCTGCTGGCCGTGCTGGTGGGGGTTGTCGTCTGGGTGGTGCGCCGCATGTCTTTCCTGCGGGCCCGCGCTCGGCGTTGA
- a CDS encoding alpha/beta hydrolase, with amino-acid sequence MGGAPHVFPAGPRSALTIVAIVALVASGVIGLIWSQQRRLIYFPSPGPVPSASSVLPAGRDVVVETPDGMRLGAWYFPHGSGGRGPAVLVCNGNAGDRSMRAGLAVALNRMGLSVLLFDYRGYGGNPGRPSEEGLAADAKAAQEWLAGRADVDPERIAYFGESLGAAVAVGLAVQRPPAALVLRSPFTSLAEVGAVHYPWLPLRWLLLDRYPSVERIASVHAPVLVIAGGRDDIVPAALSERLVEAAAEPKRYVMVPGVGHNDPELLDGGVVLDAIRGFLVETPVLGR; translated from the coding sequence CTGGGTGGTGCGCCGCATGTCTTTCCTGCGGGCCCGCGCTCGGCGTTGACGATTGTTGCTATCGTCGCGCTGGTGGCGTCGGGCGTGATCGGGCTCATCTGGTCGCAGCAGCGTCGGTTGATCTACTTCCCGTCGCCGGGTCCGGTGCCATCCGCTTCCTCCGTGCTGCCCGCCGGCCGCGATGTCGTGGTCGAAACACCGGACGGAATGCGGTTGGGCGCCTGGTATTTCCCGCATGGTTCGGGAGGTCGTGGGCCCGCGGTGCTGGTGTGCAACGGCAACGCCGGCGACCGGTCGATGCGTGCGGGGCTCGCGGTCGCGCTGAATCGGATGGGCCTATCGGTGTTGCTGTTCGACTACCGCGGTTACGGCGGTAACCCGGGTCGGCCGTCTGAGGAGGGGTTGGCCGCCGACGCCAAGGCCGCGCAAGAGTGGCTGGCCGGCCGGGCCGATGTCGACCCGGAGCGAATCGCCTATTTCGGCGAATCCCTCGGCGCTGCGGTGGCGGTCGGGCTGGCGGTGCAGCGGCCACCGGCGGCACTCGTGCTGCGATCTCCGTTCACGTCGCTGGCCGAGGTCGGCGCGGTGCACTACCCATGGCTGCCGCTGCGCTGGCTGCTGCTGGACCGCTACCCATCGGTCGAGCGGATCGCCTCGGTGCACGCGCCGGTCCTGGTCATCGCCGGCGGTCGTGACGACATTGTGCCCGCTGCGCTCAGCGAGCGGCTCGTCGAAGCCGCCGCCGAGCCCAAGCGCTATGTCATGGTTCCCGGTGTGGGTCACAACGACCCCGAACTGCTCGATGGGGGTGTGGTGCTTGATGCGATCCGGGGTTTCTTGGTGGAGACGCCGGTGCTCGGACGGTGA
- a CDS encoding antitoxin, which produces MSKRLQVLLDADEWEQLQQIARRHRTTVSEWVRRTLREARDREPAGDLDAKLRAIRAAARHEFPTADIEEMLEEIDRGREALPGTTP; this is translated from the coding sequence ATGAGTAAGCGGCTGCAGGTTCTGCTGGACGCAGACGAGTGGGAGCAGCTCCAACAGATCGCCCGCCGGCACCGCACGACGGTCTCGGAGTGGGTTCGGCGCACCCTGCGCGAGGCGCGGGACCGCGAGCCGGCTGGTGACTTGGACGCCAAACTGCGTGCCATCCGCGCGGCCGCACGTCACGAGTTCCCCACCGCCGACATCGAGGAGATGCTCGAGGAAATCGACCGCGGACGCGAGGCGTTACCCGGAACCACGCCGTGA
- a CDS encoding type II toxin-antitoxin system VapC family toxin: MILVDSNIPMYLVGVAHSHKLDAQRLLESALSAGERMVTDAEVLQEICHRYVAIDRRQAIQPAFDAILGVVDEVLPIERADVENARDTVLRYQSLSAREALHLAVMARYDIGRLMSFDRGFDAYPGITRLG, translated from the coding sequence GTGATCCTGGTCGACTCCAACATCCCGATGTATCTGGTGGGTGTCGCCCACTCCCACAAGCTCGACGCTCAGCGGCTGTTGGAGTCGGCCCTGTCCGCGGGCGAACGAATGGTCACCGACGCGGAGGTGCTACAGGAAATCTGCCATCGCTACGTGGCCATCGATCGACGCCAGGCCATTCAGCCGGCCTTCGATGCCATCCTCGGTGTGGTCGACGAGGTGTTGCCGATCGAGCGAGCCGACGTCGAGAACGCAAGGGACACCGTGTTGCGCTACCAAAGCCTGTCAGCCAGAGAGGCGCTGCACCTGGCCGTTATGGCGCGCTATGACATTGGGCGGCTGATGAGCTTCGACCGCGGCTTCGACGCCTACCCAGGGATCACGCGCCTCGGCTGA
- a CDS encoding enoyl-CoA hydratase/isomerase family protein: MSRDIATQVADDGVATLTLSRPERRNALSIELRDELTEQLDGWASDPAIRAVVLTGAGSTFCAGFDLDEFAQADLATSIRDSSRRYHLAVWQFPKPLVAAVNGPAVAGGMDLCVLCDIRIASATAVFGHPEIKFGAPPLFTPLQWIVGMGVARELCLTGRRIDAHEALRIGLVNSISEPARLLDDAVAVARAIIEAPQAALEYTKRYLISSPGATFERTFAVEHDAVFEDFLRGAVGPRSTP, translated from the coding sequence ATGAGCCGGGATATTGCCACCCAGGTCGCCGACGACGGCGTCGCGACCCTCACCCTGTCCCGGCCGGAGCGGCGTAACGCGCTCTCGATCGAACTGCGCGACGAGCTCACCGAACAGCTCGACGGCTGGGCATCGGATCCAGCGATCCGCGCGGTCGTGCTCACCGGGGCCGGGTCGACGTTTTGCGCCGGCTTCGATCTTGACGAGTTCGCGCAAGCCGATCTTGCGACCAGCATCCGGGACAGCTCGCGCCGCTACCACCTCGCGGTGTGGCAGTTCCCCAAGCCGCTGGTGGCCGCCGTCAACGGTCCCGCGGTGGCCGGCGGCATGGACCTTTGCGTGCTGTGCGACATTCGAATCGCCTCGGCCACGGCGGTGTTCGGGCATCCCGAGATCAAATTCGGTGCGCCGCCGTTGTTTACGCCGCTGCAGTGGATCGTCGGTATGGGCGTCGCCCGCGAGCTGTGCCTCACCGGACGGCGCATCGATGCCCACGAGGCACTGCGTATCGGCCTGGTCAACAGCATCAGCGAACCCGCGCGCCTGCTCGACGACGCTGTGGCGGTGGCACGCGCCATCATCGAGGCCCCCCAGGCCGCGCTGGAGTACACCAAGCGCTACCTGATCAGCAGTCCCGGCGCGACGTTCGAGCGGACCTTCGCCGTGGAGCACGACGCGGTCTTCGAGGACTTCTTGCGGGGTGCGGTGGGCCCGAGGAGCACCCCGTGA
- a CDS encoding amidohydrolase family protein — translation MTPPEPPVPVIDMWAPFVPSAEIVDDLRAGFPAELLSYLEVFTKTTVTAEQFGEYAESLRRSDDEILDSLDAAGITGSLITGFDEKSTCGVTFVHNDSVAALAARHPDRFLPFAGADIMAGATALDDFERWVVERGFRGLSLRPFMIGRPASDPAYFPWYAKCVELGVPLSIHTSANWTRSRPSDLGHPRHIDDVACRFPELAILMSHGGYPWVLQACLIAWKHPNVYLELAAHRPKYFASPGAGWEPLMRFGQTTIRHKVIYGTGGFLINRPYRQLCDEMRALPVPRDVLEDWLWRNAARLLRLDPPAHRRIAAR, via the coding sequence GTGACCCCGCCGGAACCTCCGGTGCCCGTCATCGACATGTGGGCACCGTTCGTTCCGTCCGCCGAGATCGTCGATGACCTGCGGGCCGGATTTCCCGCCGAACTGCTGTCGTACCTCGAGGTGTTCACCAAGACGACGGTCACCGCCGAACAATTCGGCGAATACGCGGAATCCCTGCGCCGCAGCGACGACGAGATACTGGACTCCCTGGACGCCGCCGGCATCACCGGCAGTCTGATCACCGGATTCGACGAGAAATCCACCTGCGGTGTCACTTTCGTGCACAACGACTCGGTGGCCGCACTGGCGGCCCGCCATCCCGACCGGTTCCTGCCGTTCGCCGGCGCGGACATCATGGCCGGAGCCACAGCGCTGGACGACTTCGAGCGTTGGGTCGTCGAACGTGGCTTCCGCGGACTGAGCCTGCGTCCGTTCATGATTGGACGCCCGGCATCCGACCCCGCCTACTTCCCCTGGTACGCCAAATGCGTGGAACTCGGTGTTCCGCTGTCCATCCATACGTCCGCCAATTGGACTCGGAGCCGGCCCAGCGACCTCGGCCATCCCCGGCACATCGACGACGTTGCCTGCCGCTTCCCCGAGCTGGCCATCCTGATGAGCCACGGCGGCTACCCGTGGGTGCTGCAGGCATGCCTGATCGCATGGAAACACCCCAACGTCTACCTGGAACTGGCCGCGCACCGTCCCAAGTACTTCGCGTCGCCGGGCGCCGGGTGGGAACCGCTGATGCGGTTCGGGCAGACGACCATCCGACACAAGGTGATCTACGGCACCGGCGGCTTTCTCATCAACCGCCCCTATCGGCAACTGTGCGACGAGATGCGCGCGCTGCCGGTCCCGCGGGACGTCCTCGAGGACTGGCTCTGGCGAAACGCGGCTCGCCTGCTGCGGCTCGACCCCCCGGCTCATCGCCGAATCGCAGCTCGCTAA
- the htpG gene encoding molecular chaperone HtpG → MNAHVEQLEFQAEARQLLDLMVHSVYSNKDSFLRELISNASDALDKLRLEALRNKDLNVDTSDLHIEIEVDKAARTLTIRDNGIGMTRAEVVDLIGTLAKSGTAELRQQLREAKNAAASEELIGQFGIGFYSSFMVADKVELLTRKAGESEATRWESSGEGTYTIESVDGGEAPQGTSVTLHLKPEDTEDELHDYTAPWKIKSLVKKYSDFIAWPIRMEVERRTPAAEEGGEEVVTVETETLNSMKALWARPKDEVSEEEYKEFYKHVAHAWDDPLEVIAMKAEGTFEYQALLFIPSHAPFDLFNREAHVGIQLYVKRVFIMGDCDQLMPEYLRFVKGVVDAQDMSLNVSREMLQRDRQIRAIRRRLTKKVLSTLKELQSERPDDYRTFWTQFGRVVKEGLLSDFDNRETLLQISSFASTHSEEQATTLAEYVQRMKEGQKQIFYATGETRQQILKSPHLEAFKAKGYEVLLLTDPVDEVWVGMVPEFDGKPLQSVAKGELDLDSADEKSEAEREERQKDFADLLTWLQETLGEHVKEVRLSTRLTESPACLITDAFGITPALARIYRASGQEVPVGKRILELNPTHPLITALRQAHQDRGDDPAVAETAELLYGTALLAEGGAPEDPARFAELLADRLARTLQLSDG, encoded by the coding sequence ATGAACGCTCATGTCGAGCAGTTGGAGTTTCAGGCTGAGGCTCGGCAACTGCTGGATTTGATGGTCCACTCGGTCTACTCCAACAAGGATTCGTTTCTGCGGGAGTTGATCTCGAACGCATCCGACGCACTGGACAAACTGCGGCTGGAGGCGCTTCGGAACAAGGACCTCAACGTCGACACCTCCGATCTGCACATTGAGATCGAGGTGGACAAGGCGGCACGGACGCTGACCATCCGAGACAACGGCATCGGCATGACGCGCGCCGAGGTGGTGGATCTGATTGGCACACTGGCCAAGTCAGGCACCGCCGAGCTGCGTCAGCAATTGCGTGAGGCCAAGAACGCGGCGGCCTCGGAGGAGCTGATCGGCCAGTTCGGCATCGGTTTCTATTCGTCCTTCATGGTCGCCGACAAGGTTGAGCTGCTCACCCGCAAGGCCGGCGAGAGCGAGGCCACCAGGTGGGAGTCCAGCGGCGAGGGCACCTACACCATCGAATCCGTTGACGGCGGCGAGGCTCCCCAGGGCACGTCGGTCACGCTGCACCTCAAGCCCGAAGACACCGAGGACGAGCTGCACGACTACACCGCGCCGTGGAAGATCAAGAGCCTGGTCAAGAAGTACTCCGACTTCATCGCCTGGCCCATCCGGATGGAGGTGGAGCGGCGTACCCCTGCTGCGGAGGAAGGTGGCGAGGAGGTCGTCACCGTCGAAACCGAGACCCTCAACTCGATGAAGGCGCTGTGGGCCAGGCCCAAAGACGAGGTCTCCGAGGAGGAGTACAAGGAGTTCTACAAGCACGTCGCGCACGCGTGGGACGACCCGCTCGAGGTCATCGCGATGAAGGCCGAGGGCACCTTCGAGTACCAGGCCCTGCTGTTCATCCCGTCACACGCCCCGTTCGACCTGTTCAACCGGGAGGCGCACGTCGGGATCCAGCTCTACGTCAAGCGGGTGTTCATCATGGGCGACTGCGACCAGCTGATGCCCGAGTACCTGCGTTTCGTCAAGGGTGTGGTCGACGCGCAGGACATGTCGCTCAATGTCTCCCGGGAAATGCTGCAGCGGGATCGCCAGATCAGGGCGATCCGTCGCCGGTTGACCAAGAAGGTGCTGTCCACGCTCAAGGAGCTGCAGTCCGAGCGGCCCGACGACTACCGCACCTTCTGGACCCAGTTCGGCCGGGTCGTCAAGGAGGGCCTGCTCTCGGATTTCGACAACCGGGAAACCCTGCTGCAGATCTCCTCGTTCGCCTCCACACACAGCGAGGAGCAGGCCACCACGCTGGCCGAGTATGTGCAGCGCATGAAGGAGGGCCAGAAGCAGATTTTCTACGCCACCGGCGAGACGCGTCAACAGATCCTGAAGTCGCCGCACCTGGAGGCGTTCAAGGCCAAGGGGTACGAAGTCCTGCTGCTCACCGACCCGGTCGACGAGGTGTGGGTGGGAATGGTGCCGGAATTCGACGGCAAACCGCTGCAGTCGGTGGCCAAGGGTGAGCTGGACCTGGACTCCGCCGACGAGAAGAGCGAGGCCGAGCGCGAGGAGCGGCAGAAGGATTTCGCCGACCTGCTGACCTGGCTGCAGGAGACGCTGGGTGAGCACGTCAAGGAGGTGCGGCTGTCCACCCGGCTGACCGAGTCACCGGCGTGTCTGATCACCGACGCCTTTGGCATCACACCCGCGTTGGCGCGCATCTACCGGGCTTCCGGGCAGGAGGTTCCGGTTGGCAAGCGGATCCTTGAGCTCAACCCGACCCATCCGCTCATCACCGCCCTGCGGCAAGCGCACCAGGACCGCGGTGACGATCCCGCCGTCGCGGAGACCGCGGAATTGCTGTACGGCACGGCGCTGCTCGCCGAGGGTGGCGCACCCGAGGACCCGGCCAGGTTCGCCGAGCTGCTCGCCGACCGGCTCGCGCGCACGCTGCAACTCAGCGACGGTTGA